A window of the Bacillota bacterium genome harbors these coding sequences:
- a CDS encoding divergent PAP2 family protein yields MSGLGDNRILLTALIAWVTAQSLKVPSTLLAKRRWDFMRLVSPGGMPSSHSALVTALSIAVGRVKGFASAEAAIAIVLAFIVMYDSAGVRRAAGAQAIVLNQIVDEVFKGGRIREERLRELLGHTPIEVFAGAFLGAVVAVLMRL; encoded by the coding sequence ATGTCCGGATTAGGGGATAATAGAATTCTCCTCACGGCTCTTATTGCCTGGGTCACCGCTCAAAGCTTGAAGGTGCCTAGCACACTGCTTGCCAAGCGTCGCTGGGATTTTATGCGTCTGGTCAGCCCCGGTGGAATGCCCAGTTCACATTCCGCCTTGGTTACAGCTCTGTCTATCGCGGTAGGCCGAGTCAAGGGTTTTGCTTCAGCTGAGGCAGCTATCGCCATAGTCCTGGCCTTTATTGTTATGTACGATTCGGCCGGTGTTCGTCGGGCAGCAGGAGCTCAGGCCATTGTTCTAAATCAAATCGTTGATGAAGTGTTCAAAGGGGGCCGCATACGGGAAGAACGTTTGCGTGAGCTTCTAGGGCACACTCCGATAGAGGTATTTGCCGGTGCGTTTTTAGGGGCGGTTGTGGCAGTCCTTATGCGTCTCTAA
- a CDS encoding polyprenyl synthetase family protein, translated as MNLKQYLVDRAQQIEEALLSYMPKLPPEVEQLGAAMRYSLFAGGKRLRPILALASAEAVGADPRAAMPAACAIEFIHTYSLIHDDLPAMDDDDWRRGQPTSHKVFGEAQAILAGDALLTHAFSILATPNNFPSVPAETILQVVLEIADAAGPKGMVGGQSADIKEEGTIQAQDAPSMLKYIHAHKTGALLTAAVRVGAIIGAANSEQLASLTTYGQKLGLAFQICDDILDATGDPELLGKPVKTDAQHQKLTYVTVYGLQEAKHAAQRLATEASVALANFDEAAEPLTALACYAIQRKY; from the coding sequence ATGAATCTAAAACAGTACTTGGTTGACCGAGCCCAACAAATAGAAGAAGCGTTGCTGTCCTACATGCCGAAGTTGCCCCCGGAAGTGGAGCAACTGGGAGCTGCTATGCGTTATAGCCTGTTTGCCGGGGGCAAGAGGCTAAGACCGATCTTAGCTCTAGCCAGTGCTGAGGCGGTTGGTGCTGATCCTCGAGCTGCCATGCCAGCTGCTTGTGCCATTGAATTCATTCATACTTACTCTCTTATTCATGATGATTTACCGGCCATGGACGATGATGATTGGCGACGCGGCCAGCCAACCAGTCATAAGGTATTTGGCGAAGCCCAAGCAATATTGGCTGGTGATGCTCTTCTTACCCATGCGTTTTCTATTTTGGCTACTCCCAATAACTTTCCTTCGGTTCCAGCCGAAACAATACTACAGGTTGTGCTGGAAATTGCCGACGCGGCCGGTCCTAAAGGGATGGTAGGGGGTCAAAGTGCAGACATTAAGGAAGAGGGCACAATTCAAGCACAAGATGCGCCTTCTATGCTTAAGTACATCCATGCTCACAAGACAGGTGCCTTACTAACAGCTGCTGTTCGGGTAGGCGCTATTATTGGAGCAGCTAATTCGGAGCAACTGGCATCCCTCACCACATACGGGCAGAAGTTAGGACTAGCTTTTCAAATCTGCGACGATATTCTCGATGCTACTGGAGATCCAGAATTGTTGGGAAAACCGGTGAAGACAGACGCGCAGCACCAAAAACTAACCTACGTAACGGTGTACGGATTGCAGGAAGCTAAACATGCGGCCCAACGGCTAGCTACTGAGGCCTCAGTAGCTCTCGCCAATTTTGATGAGGCGGCTGAACCGCTCACGGCTTTAGCTTGCTATGCGATACAGCGGAAGTATTAA
- the xseB gene encoding exodeoxyribonuclease VII small subunit has protein sequence MAKLDQVKEQQLSFEEALERLEELTAALEQGNLSLEATLTAFKEGKELLKYCEGLLGEAEETLKVMDFNSLSPGPESDWEEEE, from the coding sequence ATGGCTAAGTTGGATCAGGTAAAAGAACAGCAGCTAAGTTTTGAAGAAGCGCTGGAACGATTAGAGGAGTTGACGGCAGCCCTTGAACAGGGAAACCTTAGTCTCGAAGCAACCTTAACGGCTTTCAAGGAAGGGAAAGAGTTGCTCAAGTATTGCGAAGGGTTGCTGGGAGAGGCTGAAGAGACTCTAAAGGTGATGGATTTCAATAGTCTGTCTCCAGGGCCTGAATCTGATTGGGAGGAAGAGGAATGA
- the xseA gene encoding exodeoxyribonuclease VII large subunit: MTPTWPLPALVYSVAELTRLVKDNLEADPRLGSVWVRGEIGTFRCHSSGHVYFSLRDADSLLRCVMFRSFARRLRFEPASGLSVLALGEVGVYERDGAYQLYVRELQPDGLGAQYLALEQTKERLAKEGLFAPERKRPLPPFPQRVAVVTSPVGAALQDILAVARRRFAGIEIVVCPVLVQGQNAPGQIVHALSRLNEMEGIDVIILARGGGSREDLWAFNHEQVARQVAACRSPVISAVGHEIDYTLADLAADVRAATPSAAAEIVFPDIKHIEKELFYFSRRLDEALNRRLSRHRQALSGMIERKPWREPVAQLADRRQALGYIKSELLHAKTRFLADKKRALAEIRRALLALDPVAVLERGFVAALDQDSGCLVSRVGQTYPGQVLRLRFLDGEVLTQVSVPNRGDEDNG; encoded by the coding sequence ATGACCCCTACGTGGCCTTTGCCGGCGCTGGTGTACAGTGTAGCTGAGCTTACACGTCTGGTTAAGGACAACTTGGAAGCAGACCCTCGCTTAGGGAGCGTATGGGTACGCGGTGAGATCGGTACGTTTAGATGTCATTCATCGGGACATGTTTATTTTTCCCTAAGAGATGCCGATAGTCTACTGCGCTGTGTTATGTTCCGCAGCTTTGCCAGGCGTTTGCGCTTTGAACCCGCTTCCGGCCTGAGTGTGTTGGCGCTGGGCGAGGTTGGTGTATATGAGCGTGACGGCGCATATCAGCTCTATGTCCGGGAGCTACAACCGGATGGTCTAGGAGCACAGTATCTGGCTTTAGAACAGACCAAAGAGCGCTTAGCTAAAGAGGGGCTCTTTGCTCCTGAACGCAAACGGCCACTGCCGCCATTTCCACAGCGGGTAGCTGTGGTGACCTCACCAGTGGGAGCCGCCTTACAGGACATACTGGCCGTGGCTCGGCGACGTTTTGCCGGCATTGAAATAGTCGTTTGTCCGGTACTGGTTCAAGGCCAGAACGCCCCCGGTCAGATCGTCCATGCTTTAAGCAGATTGAATGAAATGGAGGGTATAGATGTAATTATCTTGGCCCGGGGAGGTGGAAGTAGGGAAGATCTCTGGGCTTTCAATCATGAGCAGGTGGCTCGCCAAGTGGCAGCTTGTCGATCACCCGTCATCAGTGCGGTGGGCCACGAGATTGACTATACTTTGGCTGATTTGGCTGCCGATGTAAGGGCAGCCACTCCATCAGCGGCCGCTGAAATAGTGTTTCCTGATATCAAGCATATTGAGAAGGAGTTATTCTATTTTTCACGGCGGTTGGACGAGGCTCTTAATCGGCGCCTTTCCCGTCATCGCCAGGCCCTAAGCGGCATGATAGAACGGAAACCGTGGCGTGAACCGGTGGCTCAGCTAGCTGACCGAAGGCAGGCGCTTGGGTATATCAAAAGTGAATTGCTGCACGCTAAGACCCGGTTCTTGGCCGATAAAAAAAGAGCGCTGGCAGAGATAAGACGGGCTCTACTGGCACTTGATCCGGTAGCGGTACTAGAGCGCGGTTTTGTAGCTGCCTTAGACCAAGACAGCGGTTGCCTGGTGTCTCGTGTTGGCCAAACGTATCCTGGCCAGGTTCTTAGATTAAGATTCTTGGACGGTGAGGTGTTGACCCAAGTATCGGTACCCAATCGAGGAGATGAGGATAATGGCTAA